A window of Glycine soja cultivar W05 chromosome 2, ASM419377v2, whole genome shotgun sequence genomic DNA:
GGTAGTGAACCAAGGTTTGGATCTCTGTCAGGAGAGCTATCCACATTTAGTGTCCAACCATGGACAAATAAAAATAGCATGGAATGGGGATAAGTGCTAGAGatgaagatttgaaatgacTTTGTTAATTATCGTGGTTGAAACTACTCTGAAACTAGAGTTCGTTTCCCCTAATAGCCTTTCTTTTCATAGTTGTCTTGGATGGTGAGTGAGATTTGCTCAACCGGCAATTTTAATTGTGGTGTTTTCTGATTGTTACATCCTTACCAACATTTTCTAAGTCACAGTTCAAACAATAAGTTTTCTAGCTATCCATTTCTTATCCACTTTTCCCTAGACGCGTTATTAGAGAAAACAAGCAAATTCTGTTTGTTTAGACACttgattgaattttatgttCTTTCACACAGTGATGCAGAGTGCTTTAGCACCCAGAAACTAAAAGCTTAAAACAATCAAATAATCTCAATATCATGGTGTAGTTTTGATTTTGGAGCTGGTTGATTTATTGCAAACACCTAATCCTTTCATATTTATTTGTGGTTATTAGGATTGGTAAGcagttattctattttttatattttttccgaGGTGTATTTGAGTATGTTTATTCATGTTAGTGTTCTCACACTGTCATCGTATCTGGGTTCCCTAGTTAATTAGTGAACAATGAAATTTTGAAGTATGAGATGAAAACATCTAAAGAATCCAAGTTCAATTACAATTCAACGACTTCTGTTTCCAAAGAAATGTCAAGTCCTAACATGTGGTAAAGGTTGCATAAAGGGTGCCCATTTTTAGGCCTGTGCCAAACCAATGTCTGGGAGAAATCTACTTGTTTTAAGTCTGCAAACCCCAAAGGCCATCACTTGATTTGATATGCATAGATCCTTATGCTTTTATAAAACATGAAGTCGTTGGCATGGACAGTTGAATGTTGAAGTTGTGAATGGCAGGGACTGTGATCTGCATTGAATAGTTTGAAATCATAGGCCTGTGAAAGAAAGTTTTCATTTATAGATCCTTTGAAGATATTATTGTAACATGCTTTATCATAGTGTAAGTGTGGTTGTGTTGAATCTGGAATTCATGTAGACTActatatgttaataatttttcataacatTGAACAGATGGTCTTGTTGGACAAGCGAccttaataacttaagaggaggggtgaattaagtcttacaaaaTTTCTCACTAACAAgttttaacccccttttaaatgataggctcagaatgcagaagaagaagaagtaatcaatttaacaatgttcttttaaatgcgcaagataaaataatttgcagtaaaaataactgagataagggaagggagaattgcaaactcgatttatactggttcggccacttcccgtgtcTACGTtcaatcctcaagcaacccacttgagatttttccactatctctgtaaatcctttacagactttgaacacaccttgggatccctcattcttgtgttcaagattcttacaatccaagagacaaccagtttcttgattacaactgagtttatGAGATGAATAGAAAGATTTTTCTCCTCTAGaatagatgatacaaattgatgTTCCTAGaagaattttcaataaatttgcaagtgtttgacaatagttgtttagagaggatttgacaattaagttctctttaaAACTCTCTATCTTGCTTTTCGAAATCAgacactcatatatatatatatatatatatatatatatatatatatatatatatatatatatataggtccattgtgtcttttcaaaatagtttgaagagatgtgtcttttcaaaaagcttttctgaaattttctcattggtaatcgattacaagtttctgataatcgattacacagttatatttttgaagggtcatgactttttaaAGTGTTTTATAAAGTgtcgttactggtaatcgattataagattcaaaattctaatttcaaaatccttttaaaaagcttattttcaaatttgtctctgataatcgattatactatctagtaatcaattaccagtgcctttgatctcttgaaaataatttgttttgaggTCAAAACCAATCAACCAGTGAGATTGTTTGAGGCCGTATCTTTtttttgatcttgtttgcttgaccttgaattaatctttaagcaatgcttaacctttgaatgtttgttgaaacaaccttgtttgattctactttggcatcatcaaaatcctgtattcatacattcacggGTGcaactttcttttgttttaacttttacaaACAAACTAAATTCAATCCATGTAACATCTTAAAATCCAGATTTAACTGCATTAATTCATTAATATGATGAATTGAAGTTGGATGATTTTGTTGAATTTGCTGTTATGGCTCGCGATTACAATGCAGGTCGAGTATGACCCACAGCTGATTAGCTTTAGGGAACTCCTGGATGTCTTTTGGTCAAGTCATGATCCTAGGCAAGTGTATGGCCAAGGTCCTGATGTGGGTAATCAGTACAGGTAGGAGGAGCACTGATGCCAACCACAATTTCTTGTGATCTTCCTTCATATCCAGCCTCATGCTGACTGCTATGTACTGAACTATACCTATATGCTGGCAGatctattatttttgttaatggaACCGAAGAATCAAGAATGGCTGCTGTCAGCAAAGAACAGGAACAAACCAGGTCAAGAAGCAGCATTGTGACTACTCAAATTCTGCAACTTGGAACATTTTACCCTGCAGAGCCAGAGCACCAGGTATGTTTCCAAAATAATGTTTGATAGAATACCAATTTGAAATAGATGGAAATAGGATTAAGTCACAGCAGATTATACAGATATTTCAGCAATTTCTTGCTTTCCCAGAGTTCAAAAACTCCTTTAGAGACTACTTCTGTCAGAAAAGCTACCGAAGACATGACTTAATAGTCCCCCCAAGATTACCACACCGATATAAACCAAATACATAATTATTCGCCACAGAAACTGTCACACGACACTTATGAAAACTGCAGTGATTATTAAAACTAAGTCCTAACATCAAGTTATTAAAACTGcagtaattaaaactaaatccTAGATTTTCTagaatagacctccaatctgtGGGTAGTCTGATGCCTTATCAATGTTTCTAAGAAAAGCATTTCCTGCTATGTTGCTTGGATGTGGGTACAAATAAAACTAAGGTCCCCGGTGCCATGGAGGCTCCTTGTTGCACAAAGGTATGAGAGAGGGTCATTGTATCTAGCATTTCCCTTGTGTATGCAAAGAGGCTATTTCTGGATTCAAACTTGTGGCCGACTGGTTACTAAGGGAAACTTTACCGTTATGCGATATGAAGACATCCCCAATTTTGGCACATATGTGCATCATAAAGATTTAATCTCTTACTGTTCCATATTCTTGGTACTGGGGGACTGGGGTTGTTAGATTTCATATGCATATCATTGGTAGTTGATTTGTCACTTTCTAGAGAACTAAAACCTCCAGGTTGTCTTGTGCATATCATTGGTAGGGGGCTATTAACCTTTTTGAAGATAGCAAATACTCATTTTTCTTTGAAGAGACATCAATCATGAGGGTTAAATTCTAGTTCGAGCTGCCTTAAATTGATACAATctacatatttgtaaataatatgCAAGCATTACTTATTAGAGTTCTTATTCTGGCCATAAAAACATACCATTGGAAATTGAGTTGATTTTTGTTGTCTACTATTAGACAATTTTGCTAAGTACAATTCTATTACTCTCGAAGTTCTGAcccattaaattaaatcaaatcactAACCGAAATTGCCTGTTCTGTTCTAAAATATGCAGAAATTTGAACTCAAGCAAAATACCATCCTTCTTCAGTTAATTGGGAACCTTCCTGCAGAGGAGCTTGAGAGGTCTAGCCTGGCAACAAAATTGAATGGATATGTGGCCGAGCTTTGCCCTCCAAATATCCAAAAGCAAATTGATGCCAAGATCAACGATATTATTAAAAAGGGTTGGCCTATTTTGAGGGATTTGTAGTTGGCCTCGTGGGAAGTTTGCTCAGATTGTCAACTTGTCATTCTTCAACTAGCTTGCTTCGCTTCAGTTCCTATAGGTTTTGTTCAATAGCTTGCATCAGTTGCAGGGCTTTGATTAAACGATTGTGTTGTAATTACTGTACTTGTAAAGTCTTGAGTCTCCCTCTTATCCTTCAAAAAAGAAAccctttgatttttttgttctcttacatttaccttttttatttatgaagacAACGGaagaactttttattattttattagtattattcAAAAGAGTGACAAAGTAAAAAAACTAGTAATTTTAACTTGCTATTCGTCAAGTGGAAGACGAACCTATTACGTTTGTGCGTGTTAGAATCTTACAATATTTTGAAAAGCTTATATTATTGGCTAAATTGTAATAGAggtctttttttaattcttcatatgtaattttagtttttatattttaaaaacttcgaaaatttggttgaatttttaattttgcattaagtttattttcttttatatattaattaattaaattgtttctTAGTGGTACTTTTTGAATGAATTTGTTAGATTTAGACTTTAGAGAACAAttaaccaaaatataaaaaaaaatgtttacaaaATTGATGATTGAAGTAAAATTgtaggttttttttaaaatgtagggattaaaatcaaatattttattacttttgtgAAGTGCTAGTATATAGTTAAATTAGTctcttaaaaatattgaattgttcttttttaggaaattgaattaaacttattattttttttgaaaatgtgTTATTTATATCTATCTAAAAATCGTCCGGTCGGTTGgactctttttaaaaaaaattattcttttttttctttcttacatTATTGAAAAgtatgataataaattttctaaCTATAAAACAAGATATAAGAGCTAATTATAACCAAACAATTCTCAATTTGGTTTTCGGAAtacaaaaatttcattttttaaaaagtaaataaaaggaAGCAACTATGATTTATGAACTGCTCTGCTTCATCCTTGGACCTTTATCCGTACAAATACAGTCACAAACACAAAGATCTACATTTATGCCATATGAGATGAGAAGAGCatcatcataattaattaagtatagAAGCCAAGAAACCAATCATATTTTGACACGCGGCGCAAACAGAGCTCGGGCATTTGGTTTTTTCCGAACAATACAGAATCCACAACGAATCTCGACCGCACGAACGGACGTCTCAGATGTGCACAACAACGAGCTCCCCTTGATTTCGGACCACTGTATAAATACCGAAGCTTGAAGAGTTCAGCACTTTCACACAGTTTCCTTTCTTCTCTCTGGAGCTAGGGCGAGTGACCGGAGCGGCGAAGATAGAGTCAGATCGGAAGCGGAAGAAGGCGTCGACCTCGGCGgcggagaaggagaaggagaaccGCAATAAGACTAAGAAGTCGAAGAtgtcgtcgtcgtcgtcgaaGACTGGTGGCGGTGGTGAGGTTAGGGCTTCGCACATATTGATAAAGCACGAAGGTTCTAGAAGGAAGGCCTCGTGGAAGGATCCAGAAGGCCGCATCATCAAGAGCACAACCAGAGAAAACGCGGTTTCTCAGCTCAAGGCCCTCCGCGACGACATCGTTTCGGGCAAGGCCACTTTTGAGGACATCGCCTCTCGCTTCTCCGATTGCAGCTCCGCCAAGCGCGGCGGTGATCTCGGTTAGTCGAAAAATGAATGTTTCTTATATAATagcaaaattaaaagttttaattgtGTAAAGATTTGGACGTATGGTATTCTTATGAAGGATCTGATAATTGAAAATTGTGTTATTCTTGAAAAATTCTATTAGTTGAGATTCGTAAGTATGAAATTGCAGTGCAGGATCATAATAATAGACTTGCCATTAAGACATTTTTTGTCGTCTTCTTGACTTGTGAGGTGGTGGTTTTGTTATTTTAGGGGTTCTTGTCTGTTTACTGTAATAGAACAAAACAAGAATTATATGGACTTGATTTGATGAAGAACAAAACTTAGATGCGGTTTCAGAGGTGCTTTTGGTGCTATTTTCCGGTTAGAATTTGAGTTTTACTTCAGTAATCTGTGTGTTAATACTGCATCTAACTTTTGTCGATGCGGATTATTGGGGTGAAACTTCGATTCAGAACAGAGAAAAATAGTACCAAAAGCACATATGGCACTGCATCTAACCTTTTGTCCTTTGATGAATTCAGTTATTACCGTGTCTTCTCATTCACTAACGCTAGTTTGGATTTTTCTGCTCCcgtcctcaaaaaaaaaaaaaaaaaaaaagagttagaaTAGGTTCATAAATTTAGTTATCTGAGAATTTAGTTTAATAGTTTGGGGGTGGTTGATGCTGGATCTAGCACCTCTTAAATGAGcaagtatttaaaatgaaaGAGTAAGGGTGTGTCCACTGCTGACTTTAACTTAGTTAGGTTTACATGTGCTGTATATTAATCAAATTTCCTGGTGCTACCTGACTTTGTGTTTCTTATTAACGGACTTGCAGTGTTTAACAGAACATCAAACTTAACTTTCAGTGACATTctttctgttgttgttgctgcattGTTAGTTTCATAAGAATTCCCCATATTTCACCAAAGCTCACATTTAATGTGTTTCATCATAACCAAAACTGGCAGTTTTGCATCCCAAACTGGTACCTAATTACTAAAACTCAAATATTTTAGCTCCTCCCGTCACAGAAGGTACCTAATTAGTACACATTTCATGTCATTGtgtttaatataattatgaattgGAAGACCTGAAAAATGATGCCACTTGTTTGAGAACTGAGAAGCGCTTTATAAGTTCCAAGTTAGTGTCATAAAATAGCTTTTGATTTGATATAGTGATAGTATATATTCGTTATAGATGTTGCTATGGCAATTAGCATTAGTTAGCCTAGCTGTAAGCGTTTCAAATGTTGTTAGAATACGATTTAAAGGGCTACTATTCAATTGCTATCAAGACAACAGATCTTTCAATCTGTGTAACTGTCTAGTATGCTTTATCTGGTTCTGAATGTAAGGGTGTCTTCATGAGTGCCGTTGCCCGAAACTCCAAACTTGTACGTTAAATTCATTTGTACTTGCTGTGTGTTTGGATCAGGGTCACATAACTGTGGATATGTCACTCTTGAAGGtgttattgtgaaatttgatgTGAATCTCACAGAAATGTAAACATAGACCTCAAGACTTAGAACCAATCTCACCCTTGGTCATAAAGAACTGAGGATCTACATTTAGTTAGCATTCATTTCTGAAGTGAAATACATGTCTGAATTtttcataactaattttgtcAATGAACTGAAATAACTTTCTTGGGTGCAGGTCCTTTTGGTCGTGGCCAGATGCAGAAGCCTTTTGAAGAAGCAACTTTTGCTCTTAAAATTGGTGAAATAAGTGACATTGTGGATACTGACAGCGGAGTCCACATTATTAAGAGAACAAAATGAGATTATTACGGAATAATCTCCTAATAGGGAGAGACATTAACATCTGTAGAAGATTTCCAGGATTCTTGTTCAACTCAAGATCTGTTGATATATGTTTGAGACATGGCGGTGTCATGTTTTTGGATGATATATTGTTTTCTGACAATTAAAAACATGTGGTATGCTTGTAATTTTGAAAGACATTTATAAGGTTTGGATTCTATTGTCTTTGGGCTGGAGCTTCTCTCTTGCTGGGGACGGGAATTTGTGGTTAAACCAGGTAATTGTGGTCTTACGGTAAAAGTAGAATTTAACACAAGATAGATAATCCGTCTTGCCATTTTTATCTGCAAGACGCATTCATTCAGCACTGGCGTCTGTCatactactattttttttttcttcaagtaATGATACATGAATCTCTCTTCATTTTAAACATCCTGTCCATACTTTTCATTTCCTTCCATCTTTTTTTCTATCACATCATAAATCatattatacatattatatttctcTCTCGATGTATGATAGCATTTGGAAtgtttatgaaatatttttcttatagaaGATAATATCTCTTTACTAGGAGATCCACCACCTTTATCATTATATTCTAGGAGCCTTTAGACACAAAAATGAGACATTATCTCCacctttttatgtttgaaagTTCCAAGAATATAAGGATCGAGGAGGTTACACTCCTAGTAAGGAGACATTATCTTtggtaagaaaaatatttaataaacatttCATATGTTATTATACACTTAgctatagaaaaaaatatataataagatttaTGATGTGAtaggaagagagagaaataagagGAGTTGATGGGGTATTTAAATTGAAGAGTGATTAATGTAATGATAAATGATTGTTTTGGGGTCATAAGCTTGACTTTGGTGGAAATATTTAGAAAGTtggtaaaaaaatgtgttttgtcAGAATACATTTACTATTTTTCGcaaaggtttaaatatgtttttgttattataaattagtattttttaagtttttataattttttttttttacattttaatccctatacgttgaacatattttaattttgatttttataaaaaaaaacatttttagtcattgtaagtttgtattttttcaatttaagtttttttaagattcatattttttatttataatctttataattttgtgtttataaggattaaaataaaaaaaaacttacataaattaaaaataaagaaaatattaaaaataagaaaaatattttatagggATCTAAATTAAAAGGTACAAACTTATAGAAGACTAACTCTAACCCATGCATGGGCTAAAGCCCAAAAGTTCACATATATAAATCCACAGGACCTAGTAAGCTAGGGTCAGCCCATGGGCTAgtctacttttaaaaaattaatttgattatatttttaaaaacaaatgaatgaattgcattattaactcattattttttatactatatttttttagatgttttaattttttttttaattttcaacatttagaattatttttttagagaaatcatataataaaatattaattaacatacTTAAAGGCAAATATTGTTCACGTGTTAGTGAGTGATTAAAGTTTTTGTCTTgtgtattataaaatataaaattttaattatgctcataaatatgttgaattttgttaaaatttacaAGTGTACatgttatgaaattatttaatcgGATTGATCCCTAATTCaatgattgatttgatttgagtaAGATAACATTGATAATAACTAATAAGTTAAAGTTgtta
This region includes:
- the LOC114381614 gene encoding peptide methionine sulfoxide reductase A5-like — encoded protein: MAVPERNHNHYHHFSVLIVLILVDNALCIRFPDRIAQPALDPGDQHRLHVAVFALGSFWRSEAVFGCLPGVVRTTVGYAGGSKPNPEYRSLGDHAESVKVEYDPQLISFRELLDVFWSSHDPRQVYGQGPDVGNQYRSIIFVNGTEESRMAAVSKEQEQTRSRSSIVTTQILQLGTFYPAEPEHQKFELKQNTILLQLIGNLPAEELERSSLATKLNGYVAELCPPNIQKQIDAKINDIIKKGWPILRDL
- the LOC114381621 gene encoding peptidyl-prolyl cis-trans isomerase Pin1-like, encoding MSSSSSKTGGGGEVRASHILIKHEGSRRKASWKDPEGRIIKSTTRENAVSQLKALRDDIVSGKATFEDIASRFSDCSSAKRGGDLGPFGRGQMQKPFEEATFALKIGEISDIVDTDSGVHIIKRTK